A window of Rhodococcus sp. SGAir0479 contains these coding sequences:
- a CDS encoding TauD/TfdA dioxygenase family protein encodes MTAAATPNIFRTFLEPRPTDPLYAVGPLVAPRTTDRCESRPYELFSLTPKTPTIGAEISGIRLSGDLSDDVLAELRRALLEWKVLFFRDQAIDRADHRAFAARWGELEQHPFFKYTQPGQSDADVATLAKDAVAAGVENMWHNDVTWHEFPSFAAILRGVEVPDVGGDTLWADTGAAYDLLPEDVRARIDHLEAEHDWINSFGRGMPAETVEMLRPAFPPVTHPVVRVVPETGRRVLFVNPVFTQRILGVSQHESDELLRMLYRHVQRPEFQVRLHWRPDTIAFWDNRACQHYASSDYYPARRVMDRISIVGDRPVGITD; translated from the coding sequence ATGACCGCAGCTGCGACGCCGAACATCTTCCGCACGTTCCTCGAGCCCCGCCCGACGGACCCGCTCTACGCGGTGGGGCCCCTGGTCGCTCCCCGCACCACCGACCGCTGCGAGAGCCGTCCGTACGAGCTGTTCTCGCTCACCCCGAAGACTCCCACCATCGGCGCGGAGATCTCGGGAATCCGGTTGAGCGGCGACCTCTCCGACGACGTCCTCGCGGAACTGCGTCGAGCACTCCTCGAATGGAAGGTGCTGTTCTTCCGCGACCAGGCCATCGACCGCGCCGACCACCGCGCGTTCGCCGCCCGCTGGGGCGAGCTCGAACAGCACCCGTTCTTCAAGTACACCCAGCCCGGCCAGAGCGACGCGGATGTCGCCACCCTCGCCAAGGACGCCGTGGCCGCGGGTGTGGAGAACATGTGGCACAACGACGTCACGTGGCACGAGTTCCCCTCGTTCGCAGCGATTCTGCGTGGTGTCGAGGTGCCCGACGTGGGCGGCGACACCCTGTGGGCCGACACCGGCGCGGCCTACGACCTGCTGCCCGAGGACGTGCGCGCGCGCATCGACCACCTCGAAGCGGAACACGACTGGATCAACTCGTTCGGCCGCGGCATGCCGGCCGAGACCGTCGAGATGCTCCGGCCGGCGTTCCCTCCGGTCACGCACCCGGTGGTACGGGTGGTGCCGGAGACCGGGCGCCGAGTCCTGTTCGTGAACCCGGTCTTCACGCAGCGGATCCTGGGCGTCTCCCAGCACGAGTCGGACGAGCTGCTGCGGATGCTGTACCGCCACGTCCAGCGCCCCGAGTTCCAGGTGCGTCTGCACTGGCGTCCCGACACCATCGCGTTCTGGGACAACCGCGCCTGCCAGCACTACGCGTCCAGCGACTACTACCCCGCGCGCCGCGTGATGGACCGGATCTCGATCGTCGGCGACCGCCCCGTCGGCATCACGGACTGA